The Deltaproteobacteria bacterium region CGTCCTGGCCGGGCAGGACGCTCCAGACGACGAACACGAGGAGCGCGCCGAGCGCGAGGCCGACGCCCGGGCGCTGCCGGATGAGGATCCAGAGACGCCGGAGAACCTCGCGGTTCATTCCGGGACCCGGACCAGGTAGACCTTCGTCTTCTGCTGCGCCGCGCGGGCCTCGTCGGGTTTCGTCGGGCGCGGCGCGAGGCTGTCACGCTCGGCGTGCGCGGCGAGGAGGCCGGGGAAGTGGAGAGACTCGAGCGCGAGCCGCAGCCACTGGTCGGTGAGGTTCTCGGCCTCGAGGACGACGCCCTCGTACCGGGGCGTCTTCCAGGTGGCGAGCGTGCGTAGCACGAGGACCGAATCGTTGTAGGCGACGAACGGCGGCCGGCTCCGCGTGACCGTGACGCCGGGCTCCTGGACGCCCAGGATCATGGCCCGCATGAGGCGGAGCGGCGTCCAGGCGCCGCCGCTATCGGGCGCTGCGCTCCGGGACCCGCTCCCGGCGGCGGAGCCGACCACCAGACGAAGTACGAGGTCCGCCTTCTCGGGCGCGACTGAGCGCGCGAGGAGCGGGACCTGGTCGTCGTTGCCGAGGATCACGAAGATCTCGCCGGCATAGTCGGGAACGAGTGGTGACAGGAAGAGGCGGCTGCCGGCGGTCTCGAGCGTCAGCGTCTGCTTGCTAGCGGTCGTGACGATCGAGGTAATGGCGGCCGGGAACGTGACCGCCGTGGTGCGGCCGACGGCCAGGTTCACGGTGACCGGCTGGCCGGTCCACGGGGCCAGCCGCACGGTCGGCATCTCGGGAGCGTCCGCGCGTTTCTGCGCCGGCGCGGCCGCGGCGAGCGACGCCAGAGCCGCGAGCGCGCCGAGCAGGACGCGACACGCTCTCTGTGGCCTCATACGAACGTTCCTTCCCCTCTCCGGTCGTCGTCAGGAGTTCTGGCCGGGTGCGGGCTGTGGCGCAGGGCGCCGCGCGGGCTCCGGGGGCCGCCCCACGCTCACGCGCGCGATGACGAGCCCCGCGGGGTTGGCGTCCGAGGGCCGCGCCCGCACGATGTCGAACTCGTAGGCGATGTCCTCCTCGCTCATCAGCGTGGCGCGGCTCCAGCTCAGCCGGTGCCCCAAGACCTGCACCGTCCACTGATCGTCCGCGGAGGCGACGACCACGCTGTCGCGCACGGTGAAGCTCGTGCTCAGCTGGCGCTCCTCGATCGACTGCAGATCGGCGGCGGCTTGCGCGGCGAGCTGGCGCTGGAGGCTCGGCGTCATGTGCGCGCGCATCCGGCTATAGCTCTGACGGGCCGTCGCCGGCATGAGGTTCCCGAACGCGAGCGTGATCTGGCTGGCGAAGGCTTCGACCAACTCCGGCGGCACGCGGTCGGCGCGCGCCAGCCCGCCGATCGCCAGCCCACGGGAACCGGTGAAGAAGTAGACCGGCGCGGGCCGCGAGGCCTGAAAGACGAGGAGCGCGATGAGCGCGAGGCAGGCGACGCCCAGCAGGAGCGCGCTGACTCGCCAGCGTCCGGCCTCGGCCTCGAGCTCCGCGCGCCACTCGAAGTAGCTCGGCCGCGTCACCGCCACGGCGAGTACCTCTGCCCCTGCGCCGCCGGCGCCTGGGGCCACCCCGGCAGGGGGAAGCCGAGCAGCCAGAAGGCGTGGCGCAAGGCGCCCGGCGGGCGTCCGCGCTTGGCCAGGCGGATGGCGATCATCTGGAAGACGCCGGCTGCCACGCCGGCGAATGGTGTCGAGAGGACGTAGACGATGACGGCCAGGCTGCCGATCAGCGCCCAGTCCTCACCGTCGAGGCCGAGCACCCGGATGGGCTCGTCGACGGTGCGCGGGCAGTGATGCTCTAGCATCCGATCCCGGTACCCGCTGCGCTCGCGAAGAGCGTCCGGACGATGTCCGCTGAGAAGGCGATGACGAAGGCCGCGACGAACGAGGCGACGCCGAGCCCGATGTTGCGGGCGATGACGTTGGCGGCGCCGAAGATGATCAGGCCGATCGCGATGACCTTGCCGACCGGCCCGCTCAAGTAGCCCCAGACGGTGCCGAGCAGCTTGTTGAAGCCCTCGATGGCGACCGTCTGCGAGCAGTCGATGCCGCTCGTCTGCGCCAGGGCCGGGGCGGTCCACACGGCCCAGGCGAAGAGCAGCCCGAAGGCGATCGGGACGGTCCACCGCCAATGGGACGAGCTGTCAGACGCGGGGTTCATGGCCGTGACTCCTTGTGTGGACGTGGCGCAGGCGTGCGCGGCTCGCGCTGACGGGACAGGCCGTCGTACAGGTACTGCCCCGTAATCTCGACGGGCAGGTGCGGCCCTGGCGCTGGCGAGTCCGGGACGAGAAACCGCTGGAGACCTCGGCTGATCGTCCGCAGCTCCTGGAGGAGCCGTTCGATGTCGAGCGCGCCGATGTGGCCGTACTGGGCGGCCTGCTGGGCGAGCTGCTCGGCACGAGCAAGACTCGCGAGGGCCTGCGCGAGGTAGATGCGCGCGGCGGCGTCCGAGGGAACGACGTGGGGCTCGGGCGGGCCGCCGGTCAACGGCGGGCCCACTGGCCACGGGCCCGAGGCGGTGCTTCGCGGAGCGGCCACGAGCGAAAGGCCGAGCAGGACACCCACCACGCAGCGTCCGCTCACGGAAGCACCAGGACGGTAACCTCCGAGGGGTCGGCTCATGCTCTCTCAGCGGCGCGGCAGTTCGGAGGCTTGCCGCGAAGCGCCCTGGCGGTTGTCCTGGGGCGCACCCAGAGCGTAGCCGCCGACGGGATAGAAGAACCCGCGGCCGGCAAAGAAGATCGTGACGCCGTCCTCGCCAATGGTGGTGACCACGAAGTCCGGGAACTTCTGACCTTCGTGAACCTTGAACCAGCCACGGCTGTCG contains the following coding sequences:
- a CDS encoding DUF2895 family protein, which gives rise to MRRRGSRRLPDDRHPPGQARTPAGRLAPRLLAARLPPAGVAPGAGGAGAEVLAVAVTRPSYFEWRAELEAEAGRWRVSALLLGVACLALIALLVFQASRPAPVYFFTGSRGLAIGGLARADRVPPELVEAFASQITLAFGNLMPATARQSYSRMRAHMTPSLQRQLAAQAAADLQSIEERQLSTSFTVRDSVVVASADDQWTVQVLGHRLSWSRATLMSEEDIAYEFDIVRARPSDANPAGLVIARVSVGRPPEPARRPAPQPAPGQNS